Proteins co-encoded in one Cricetulus griseus strain 17A/GY chromosome 1 unlocalized genomic scaffold, alternate assembly CriGri-PICRH-1.0 chr1_1, whole genome shotgun sequence genomic window:
- the Tex15 gene encoding testis-expressed protein 15 isoform X2 — MEMKENDKTWQTSPDSESSWTTDAEASSRRKFTIPKIRRTTEKAYLSSCYTNTREYGFIHSTLKQFRLDVNCDLQFTWQFGDTKLVRNEYLEKQFSAKRSEMRENGRHGRDLEEHFCFLALSQSDVVEIYQNGLSTRASTLKILGNPLLGVYMFRHVDVALNYAHSRSTTVEAIMIFKVLFGKVKKIQPSVDKSKVSLDPSPNFDCHMSRNTPSLKDTIELQAYNSMVYFYEYDVFSRPVDRPRQCLPYAIVTVKFNGQKTGNGQLMTSLRFPSTGFPKRLEKACSLSNCTVAKRIGKGKDATVIFEHFRKPVDLFSQENCPCKALTSETDSSSLESSSSHRSVQNGNSCVFDTYSRHTDNLSEVGDASQVHTHNSALSLMPTANTASGNGDLFSVTYLRSILSSISAVLPSQSSTGSSTVITSKLIKDPRLMKREQSMRKQNNAAGLSDTLPFDKSVGHGNSEIKLTCMPASLVSSPETTPADHALTNCSDTSCFKFSSERSHCQTHNMGSREYDSTTVSKIAITEQCKEQSGISFPRYLPNAISDVEKQKYNEEEEAQKRKKNTYSKDYQSHISTASWSSDLNNVYKVGHKMSAVFPIQNKGNLDEYMQNTGMMRTFISPEDGSKCVNQTCWKETVNYFTDKTKSSPIDSCITLDQKHKECGNLNSLTGNGDKIPVTHKLQMPKPPISTTEDKNELDRAVVELECNLTPDTGYLLQKHPQYSLEHKDNIDTNFAMAQGLTELKVVQNNQNFINMTDAFQEAKDIPLDREHFIDRVVSSSASDVSLDTSGGNMIGEYMCIQRENKNDEKDCKETSHIKGNVQDHCLSYDAELSSDLNLKINSQEQRHENPNEAKDKESASSPEYKTDNINESEKQDFHANAVEMREIKSNTKVEILNSEECSTFDSICGKKGRPATSASSESEDSMDSIKQRHAPSDGRSVEHLVSTFPEIEVSSVCIASNAPKQVVNTTILTLNTNCEDHQKHQLKETCASEISDLGLVKHGIFNCEIDPDKDKLQDFYQLVNENSILQTYELGSEIEVELEDCNDASLFPQNIDSQGNHLCEEFELYESLKSRIDWEGLFGNSNKEMEAISFARREGADPHSTDCNCVSFSSQKDRRELHNPIFLPDLQVTITNLISLRISPTDDSLESKDNFYKCVTESTEPEANEGKPFGFSIYSQHSGFSCENKCGDSVQELEYVSKSGTSHSSNSSHRTCVSHISGKPNSNSLSTESCNVTVINEKSKCPRKSKHDFNDTRNKKDMESRNGKRNLHASSRSQNISHKDLRQHETHEKRRKPASYDSSERFSSLSQGRIKTFSQSERHIRNVLDILNNEASLCKSKHLSRKLDKAVLHLKKAHRRVHTSLQLISKVGKKRKGPLPKAYSVICNNFWESCDLQGDSWMSERRSRHFLSKRRYDKQGEKRLRFDVDESLAPVSKHRSYRTNRERISEYLSRGIMSGHVSSSLTTFHVREFCDGLHQSQLPLAYTSQTISQLGYTNSIVRNASSSELEHFSETSGHTLYPGETVTEKEYQTGIDSAKLGNHSTHNIKDITKENNSEDETVVCESNSVSLSSMKENISHSQDKCDLTCKANTDIVVSVLDLNKKHFLNVGICEQDNLVSDGTRNGGTILPVEKCTVLREIEPSIPTGNIPPLSPILLTAGEEESSLGENRLHLKENEVNITKHSKLDLMSVNKESKSCNKNIKPSSNGGSLLLKENVKVPSKTYMAKYIEEEKMKKIEQVVYQAVVTGYKHQNKILKEGSFHSHKKIIKNDLTDSCLGIKNSTLETTALKNIPSQLSKRQKVGQMKQQSDCPSKPATAGTNCRPDLHENSEVPAEKKPPTHMQGLKEGHRVANYTSRVTELSQILQKADTAVSLKVLEEETKVCQNLLPLFVEAFERKQECSLDQILISRKLMVEQNLWDNCRFKLKPSAVDTWVELQMAMETIQFIENKKRFLEGKVTFRSLLWYDESLYSELLSRPRGYQLQSNFYPAFQRRLKYNAFCELQSYYHQLVEILAETKKENNSYYAFLKYKRQIKECEAIKRHYSDCFDFCLSVPFTCGVNFGDSLADLEALRKSVLKLISMHAGSPKAHCYPGKEDHLWIILEVVSSKVSFIKSNEEISIKICLYGLEHIYFDAAKSLVWKEKSQSFPKRHSENREMEAINECAFSKWEKIYDVLSKDLDNESTPSIGLKEDDMIVSKQSALVSLPNCKLNKAWLSYPDICCISEILDQAKSADLETLQDLTLKCTVHLETLKKYFQMLQEDNINNIFITEENVLDILNHNHGAVILKPEAIEIYIETIMLSETVHFLKNSIAEKLHNQRFRGMLWFDWSLLPELVGCQKEMASFSVDDNQTDCLWKVIETAISHLKKELCILYDYGEAVNCSYALRLFSRELKELLGIKRLLKMSKYSVSTYIDLAPHIACVNYGNTVEELDHNYNQLFTLLKNIMSVPQKDFGKMVHIMKVLKTIKHMKMIRAKGTKLSTHLLFFQMLRNRRNTLQFSKKEKREMPTTEPEENSSQPDISVQTPLAAGCTIKNIASSSKKRPVTADKCEVSQGKENTDAVSNCKRQKVTMKDVRNRQKTISKNPRTTESHPIDENKIGSNLPDSLKRDSASPEMVKRPSSTPGLLSPSENIEDTCTPKPESKIELTDSSSGVSEYLAEQQESLNGIMKGNVNFNAAQTNKKDHPLVSCDQKDIAATCSPDNTPAQKLHGNPADHTQICPSNVRPGNDDSLMPRASVPASHSVRAIHSNLEMNDTDFEHEDNKILDLSVKDCTCTSSPEPVCIQDKIPVLQVNKTQPIKNAPNPSISPFGSYGSLALDVNQRAQCTVSEQGGKNPKVVTQKVGTSWNAPPQSTYTTVYNSSEHSFGGSYPYYAWCFYQCSSSSGTAVTRTYQGMTTYETPPPMMTAVASAVQNTHFNHSYSEHFSYFARQQQANAFIPGNGYSPSPMPVSYSYQQPVYSQFSSHQLVPQAAYPYPPNPGVLPQVPWTYAPWQQSSFPPRR; from the exons GTCAGAGATGCGTGAGAATGGAAGACATGGCAGAGACTTGGAAGAACATTTCTGTTTCTTAGCACTTTCTCAGAGTGATGTGGTAGAGATCTACCAGAATGGGCTAAGTACCAGAGCATCCACACTGAAGATACTTGGGAATCCTCTTCTTGGAGTTTATATGTTTAGACATGTTGATGTCGCCCTGAATTACGCTCATAGTCGAAGCACTACTGTAGAAGCAATTATGATTTTTAAG GTTCTCTTTGGAAAAGTCAAGAAAATTCAGCCTTCTGTGGATAAAAGCAAGGTGTCTCTGGATCCTTCTCCTAACTTTGATTGCCATATGTCAAGAAATACGCCTTCTCTGAAAGATACCATTGAGCTACAAGCCTACAATTCAATG GTATACTTCTATGAATATGATGTCTTTTCAAGACCAGTAGATAGACCTAGACAGTGTCTTCCATATGCAATAGTAACAGTTAAATTTAATGGTCAAAAGACAGGTAATGGACAACTTATGACATCACTGAGATTCCCCTCCACAGGATTTCCTAAGAGGCTTG aaaaagcATGTTCTCTGAGTAACTGTACAGTTGCAAAAAGaattggaaaaggaaaagatgCTACAGTCATCTTTGAGCACTTCAGGAAACCTGTTGATCTGTTTAGTCAGGAAAATTGTCCATGCAAAGCACTAACTTCAGAGACGGATTCTTCCAGTTTGGAATCTTCTAGTTCTCATAGAAGTGTGCAGAATGGAAACAGTTGTGTGTTTGATACATACAGCAGACATACAGATAATTTATCAGAAGTTGGGGATGCTtctcaagtgcacacacacaattcagCTCTTTCTTTGATGCCCACTGCTAACACAGCAAGTGGCAATGGTGACCTGTTCAGTGTGACATATCTCAGAAGTATTTTAAGTAGTATTTCTGCTGTTCTTCCCTCTCAGAGCAGTACTGGCTCAAGTACAGTTATCACTTCAAAACTTATTAAGGACCCAAGACTGATGAAGAGAGAACAAAGCATGAGGAAACAAAATAATGCTGCTGGTTTAAGTGATACTTTGCCATTTGATAAGAGTGTGGGTCATGGTAATTCAGAAATAAAGCTGACTTGTATGCCAGCTAGCTTGGTCTCTTCACCTGAAACTACCCCTGCTGATCATGCTCTTACTAATTGTTCAGATACCTCTTGCTTCAAATTCTCTTCTGAAAGATCACACTGTCAGACTCACAATATGGGCTCAAGGGAATATGACAGTACAACAGTAAGTAAGATTGCCATTACAGAGCAGTGTAAAGAGCAAAGCGGTATTTCGTTCCCTCGTTATTTACCAAATGCAATTTCagatgttgaaaaacaaaaatacaatgaaGAGGAGGAAGCCCAAAAAAGAA aaaaaaatacttatAGTAAAGACTATCAGAGTCACATCTCTACGGCATCATGGTCTTCTGATTTAAATAATGTATATAAAGTTGGTCACAAGATGTCTGCAGTCTTCCCAATCCAGAATAAAGGAAACCTAGATGAATATATGCAAAATACTGGAATGATGAGAACCTTCATCAGCCCAGAAGACGGTTCTAAATGTGTAAACCAAACTTGTTGGAAAGAAACTGTTAACTATTTTACTGATAAAACTAAAAGTAGCCCAATTGATAGTTGCATTACATTGGACCAGAAACACAAAGAATGTGGAAATCTTAATTCTTTAACGGGAAATGGTGACAAAATACCAGTTACTCATAAGTTACAAATGCCCAAACCTCCCATATCTACcacagaagataaaaatgaacTAGATCGTGCAGTAGTGGAATTAGAGTGTAATCTTACTCCAGATACAGGGTATCTTTTACAAAAGCATCCTCAGTACTCTTTGGAGCACAAAGAtaatattgatacaaattttgcCATGGCTCAGGGGCTAACAGAATTGAAAGTAGTACAAAATAATCAGAACTTCATTAACATGACTGATGCTTTCCAGGAAGCAAAAGATATTCCCCTGGATAGAGAACACTTCATTGATAGAGTTGTTTCATCTTCTGCCAGTGATGTATCTCTTGACACTTCAGGTGGCAACATGATTGGAGAATATATGTGCATccagagggaaaataaaaatgatgaaaaagacTGCAAAGAAACTTCTCATATTAAAGGCAATGTGCAGGACCACTGCCTGTCTTATGATGCAGAGTTGAGCTCTGATTTAAACTTGAAAATTAATTCGCAAGAACAAAGACATGAAAACCCAAATGAGGCTAAAGATAAAGAGAGTGCTTCATCTCCTGAGTACAAAACAGATAATATAAATGAAAGTGAAAAGCAAGATTTTCATGCAAATGCAGTTGAAATGAGGGAAATTAAGAGTAACACCAAAGTAGAAATCCTGAATTCTGAAGAATGTTCCACATTTGACTCAATTTGTGGGAAGAAAGGTAGACCAGCAACATCTGCGTCATCAGAGAGTGAAGATAGTATGGATTCCATAAAACAAAGACATGCACCAAGTGATGGAAGAAGTGTGGAACACTTGGTGTCCACATTTCCAGAAATTGAAGTTTCTTCAGTGTGTATAGCTTCCAATGCTCCAAAACAAGTAGTTAATACTACCATTCTTACATTAAACACAAATTGTGAGGATCATCAAAAACACCAGCTAAAAGAAACTTGTGCTTCTGAGATTTCAGATTTAGGTTTAGTAAAACATGGCATTTTCAATTGTGAGATTGATCCTGATAAAGATAAGTTACAAGATTTTTATCAATTAGTAAATGAGAATTCAATTCTTCAAACTTACGAATTGGGAAGTGAAATTGAAGTAGAGCTTGAAGATTGTAATGATGCTTCTTTGTTTCCACAAAATATAGATAGCCAAGGAAATCATCTTTGTGAAGAATTTGAGTTATATGAGTCCCTGAAGTCTCGAATTGATTGGGAGGGCCTATTTGGAAACAGTAATAAAGAGATGGAAGCTATCAGTTTTGCCCGAAGGGAGGGTGCTGATCCACATTCTACAGATTGTAATTGTGTTTCTTTCtcgtcacaaaaagacagaagagAGCTTCACAACCCAATTTTTCTTCCAGATCTACAAGTTACAATTACAAACTTAATTAGTCTAAGAATCAGTCCCACTGATGATTCTTTAGAATCAAAAGATAATTTTTACAAATGTGTAACTGAATCCACAGAACCAGAAGCAAATGAAGGAAAACCTTTTGGATTTAGCATTTATTCCCAACATTCGGGTTTTTCATGTGAAAATAAATGTGGCGATTCAGTGCAAGAATTGGAATACGTGAGTAAATCTGGAACCTCCCATTCTTCAAACTCAAGTCATAGGACATGTGTAAGTCACATTTCTGGAAAACCAAACAGTAACTCTTTGTCTACTGAATCATGTAATGTCACAGTCATCAATGAGAAGAGTAAATGTCCCAGAAAATCAAAGCATGACTTTAATGACACTAGAAATAAAAAGGACATGGAATCAAGAAATGGCAAAAGAAATCTGCATGCATCTTCAAGGAGTCAGAACATATCCCATAAAGATTTAAGGCAGCATGAAACTCATGAGAAAAGGAGGAAGCCAGCGAGTTATGACTCATCTGAACGTTTTTCTTCCCTATCCCAAGGGCgaattaaaacattttcacagTCAGAGAGGCATATTAGGAATGTACTGGATATTCTAAATAATGAAGCATCTTTATGTAAAAGCAAACATCTGTCCAGAAAACTGGACAAAGCTGTTCTTCACTTAAAAAAAGCTCATAGAAGAGTTCATACGTCTTTGCAGCTTATATCTAaagtgggaaagaagagaaagggcccATTACCAAAAGCATATTCAGTAATATGTAATAATTTCTGGGAAAGTTGTGATCTTCAAGGGGACAGTTGGATGTCTGAAAGAAGATCTAGGCATTTTTTATCCAAAAGAAGGTATGACAAACAGGGAGAAAAAAGATTAAGATTTGATGTTGATGAATCATTGGCCCCAGTATCAAAGCACAGATCTTACAGAACAAACAGAGAGAGAATTTCAGAGTACCTTTCCAGAGGAATCATGTCTGGCCATGTCTCCAGTAGTCTTACCACTTTCCATGTGAGAGAATTTTGTGATGGACTTCACCAATCACAGTTACCCCTAGCCTATACATCCCAGACTATAAGTCAATTAGGATACACTAATAGCATTGTGAGAAATGCAAGCTCTTCTGAACTTGAACATTTTTCTGAAACAAGTGGGCACACACTTTACCCAGGTGAAACAGTAACTGAAAAGGAGTATCAGACTGGCATTGACTCTGCAAAGCTCGGAAACCATTCAACACATAATATTAAggatataacaaaagaaaataattctgaagATGAAACAGTGGTATGTGAAAGTAATTCAGTGTCTTTAAGTtccatgaaagaaaatataagtcATAGTCAAGATAAATGTGATTTAACTTGTAAAGCTAACACTGACATAGTTGTTTCAGTTTTAGATTTAAAcaagaaacactttttaaatgttGGTATCTGTGAACAAGATAACCTTGTATCTGATGGTACTAGAAATGGGGGCACAATTCTTCCCGTAGAAAAGTGTACAGTTCTTAGGGAGATTGAACCAAGCATTCCTACAGGAAATATACCACCATTGTCACCAATTCTTTTGACAGCTGGTGAGGAAGAATCTTCTCTGGGGGAAAATAGACTCCATTTAAAAGAGAATGAAGTGAATATTACTAAGCATTCTAAATTGGATCTGATGTCAgtaaataaagaaagtaaaagttgtaataaaaatataaaaccatctTCCAATGGTGGTTCTCTGCTCTTAAAAGAGAATGTAAAGGTTCCTTCAAAAACATATATGGCAAAATACAttgaggaagaaaaaatgaaaaaaattgagcAAGTAGTTTACCAAGCAGTTGTTACTGGGTACAAACATCAAAATAAGATCCTAAAAGAAGGATCCTTCCACTCAcacaagaaaataattaaaaacgaCTTGACTGATTCTTGTCTAGGCATTAAAAATTCTACCCTAGAGACAACTGCTTTGAAAAACATTCCTAGTCAGCTTAGCAAAAGACAGAAAGTGGGGCAAATGAAACAACAATCTGACTGTCCCTCCAAACCAGCCACTGCAGGAACCAATTGTAGGCCGGATCTACATGAGAACTCTGAAGTCCCTGCTGAAAAGAAGCCTCCAACACACATGCAAGGATTAAAAGAAGGGCATCGTGTAGCTAATTACACATCTCGTGTAACAGAATTGTCTCAGATTTTACAAAAAGCAGATACAGCAGTTTCTTTGAAGGTTTTAGAAGAAGAGACTAAAGTTTGTCAAAATCTTCTCCCTTTATTTGTTGAAgcttttgaaagaaagcaagaatgtTCACTTGACCAAATCCTGATTTCAAGAAAGCTGATGGTAGAACAGAACTTGTGGGATAATTGTAGATTTAAATTGAAACCATCTGCTGTTGATACTTGGGTAGAACTTCAAATGGCAATGGAAACTATTCAgttcattgaaaacaaaaaaagattcttAGAAGGTAAAGTAACATTCCGAAGCTTATTATGGTATGATGAGAGCTTGTACAGTGAGCTGCTTTCCAGGCCACGTGGATATCAGCTGCAGTCCAATTTCTATCCTGCTTTTCAAAGACGATTAAAATATAATGCATTCTGTGAGTTACAAAGTTATTATCATCAGCTAGTTGAAATCTTAGcagaaaccaaaaaggaaaataattcataTTACGCATTCTTAAAATACAAACGGCAAATTAAAGAATGTGAAGCCATAAAGAGACACTATTCTGATTGCTTtgacttttgtctttctgttccaTTTACCTGTGGCGTTAACTTTGGAGATAGTTTAGCAGACTTGGAAGCCTTAAGAAAAAGTGTTCTGAAGCTGATCAGTATGCATGCAGGCTCTCCTAAAGCCCATTGTTACCCAGGAAAGGAAGACCATTTGTGGATCATTTTAGAAGTGGTCTCCTCAAAGGTTAGTTTTATCAAGAGCAATGAAGAAATAAGTATCAAAATTTGTCTCTATGGTCTGGAACATATATATTTTGATGCTGCAAAAAGTCTTGTATGGAAAGAGAAAAGCCAATCTTTCCCCAAAAGACATTCTGAAAATAGAGAAATGGAGGCGATAAATGAATGTGCCTTTTCTAAGTGGGAGAAGATCTATGATGTCTTGTCTAAGGACTTAGACAATGAATCAACTCCCAGTATTGGGCTTAAAGAAGATGATATGATTGTGTCCAAACAGTCAGCTCTAGTTAGCCTACCAAACTGTAAGCTGAACAAAGCTTGGCTTTCATACCCAGATATTTGTTGTATTAGTGAGATACTGGATCAAGCTAAATCTGCAGACCTAGAAACATTACAGGACCTCACTCTGAAATGTACAGTTCacttagaaactttaaaaaaatacttccagATGCTgcaagaagacaatataaataatatttttatcactgaagaaaatgttctGGATATACTAAACCACAACCATGGAGCTGTCATTTTAAAGCCGGAAGCTATTGAGATTTATATTGAAACTATCATGCTCTCAGAAActgttcattttcttaaaaattcaatAGCAGAGAAACTACACAATCAGAGATTTCGAGGTATGCTCTGGTTTGATTGGTCTCTTCTTCCTGAGCTTGTTGGCTGCCAAAAAGAAATGGCGTCCTTTTCAGTTGATGACAACCAAACAGATTGCCTTTGGAAAGTGATAGAGACGGCTATTTCTCACCTTAAGAAAGAGCTATGTATTCTCTATGACTATGGTGAAGCTGTTAATTGTTCCTATGCTCTACGCTTATTCTCCAGAGAACTTAAGGAACTTTTGGGAATTAAAAGGCTTCTAAAGATGTCTAAATATTCAGTTTCCACATATATTGACTTGGCACCACATATTGCATGTGTAAATTATGGAAACACTGTGGAAGAATTGGATCATAACTACAACCAGCTTTTTACATTACTCAAAAATATAATGTCTGTCCCTCAGAAAGATTTTGGGAAAATGGTCCATATAATGAAAGTTCTGAAGACAATTAAACATATGAAGATGATAAGGGCTAAAGGTACTAAATTGTCCACTCATCTCCTCTTTTTCCAAATGCTTCGTAACAGAAGGAACACTTTGCAattcagcaaaaaagaaaagagagaaatgccCACTACAGAACCTGAAGAGAACAGCAGTCAACCTGATATTTCTGTGCAGACACCCTTAGCTGCAGGGTGCACAATAAAAAACATTGCAAGTTCCTCTAAAAAACGACCTGTGACTGCAGACAAGTGTGAAGTGTCTCagggaaaagaaaatactgatgCAGTTTCCAATTGTAAAAGACAAAAG gttaCCATGAAAGATgtaagaaacagacaaaagacaATATCTAAGAATCCAAG GACTACAGAATCTCATCCCatagatgaaaacaaaataggaTCAAATTTACCTGACAGTCTGAAGAGAGACTCTGCATCTCCAGAAATGGTCAAAAGACCAAGCTCAACACCTGGCCTGCTTTCACCTTCTGAGAACATAGAAGACACTTGCACACCAAAGCCAGAAAGCAAAATAGAGCTGACAGATAGCTCATCTGGTGTTTCAGAATATCTCGCTGAACAGCAGGAAAGCTTAAATGGCATAATGAAAGGAAATGTGAATTTTAATGCTGcccaaacaaataagaaagaccATCCTCTAGTATCTTGTGACCAAAAGGATATAGCTGCCACTTGCTCACCTGACAACACACCAGCACAGAAGTTGCATGGAAACCCTGCAGATCACACACAGATCTGTCCTTCAAACGTAAGACCAGGAAATGATGACTCTCTTATGCCTAGAGCATCAGTGCCTGCTTCCCATTCTGTGAGGGCCATCCATAGCAACCTTGAGATGAATGACACAGACTTTGAACATGAAGATAATAAGATACTAGATTTGTCTGTTAAAGATTGTACATGTACCAGCTCTCCAGAGCCTGTGTGTATCCAGGACAAAATTCCTGTCCTGCAAGTAAATAAAACACAGCCTATAAAAAATGCACCAAATCCCAGTATCTCACCTTTTGGCTCATATGGGAGCTTAGCCCTTGATGTGAATCAGAGAGCACAATGCACTGTCTCTGAACAGGGTGGAAAGAATCCTAAAGTCGTGACTCAGAAAGTTGGTACATCCTGGAATGCACCTCCACAGTCCACATATACCACAGTATATAATTCTTCTGAGCATTCATTTGGAGGGTCATATCCATACTATGCTTGGTGTTTTTATCagtgcagcagcagcagtggcaccGCTGTTACCCGTACGTACCAAGGGATGACAACGTACGAGACCCCTCCTCCCATGATGACTGCAGTTGCAAGTGCTGTCCAGAACACACATTTCAATCATTCATACTCTGAACATTTTAGCTATTTTGCTAGGCAGCAGCAAGCAAATGCCTTTATCCCAGGAAATGGCTATTCTCCATCTCCCATGCCTGTTTCTTACAGTTACCAACAACCAGTTTATTCGCAGTTTTCGTCTCATCAGCTGGTACCACAAGCTGCCTATCCTTATCCTCCTAACCCAGGTGTGCTTCCACAAGTTCCTTGGACTTACG cTCCATGGCAACAGAGCTCTTTTCCGCCAAGACGTTAA